A stretch of the Synechocystis sp. PCC 7338 genome encodes the following:
- a CDS encoding metal ABC transporter permease: MPPFTENLNLFHFPFMQRALLGGILTGLMGGLMGSFTVLRQLSFFSDALGHSALLGISFGLLLGMAPSSMLLPFSVVFALGVNYLLEHTRLWTDALLNIVYSSSLAIGVILLTFVGQYKGGINSILFGDILAMGQKDLMVGATLLVVCILFVGLTLQSQILLTLHEPLAIARGISAPAHRRAFIILLSLVVGTSIKAIGVLLISAFVVIPACAARLFSRTFTSYVILSGILGATGAVLGMIFSALFNLPSGPAIVAMHLAIFLFAVISTRGKLSVIT; the protein is encoded by the coding sequence ATGCCGCCTTTCACCGAGAACCTAAACCTATTCCATTTTCCCTTTATGCAACGGGCCCTATTGGGAGGAATTCTCACGGGCTTAATGGGGGGACTGATGGGCAGTTTTACCGTTTTGCGGCAGTTATCTTTTTTTAGTGATGCGTTGGGGCATTCAGCCTTGTTAGGAATCAGTTTTGGCCTATTGCTGGGCATGGCTCCATCCTCAATGCTTTTGCCTTTTTCGGTGGTGTTTGCCCTGGGGGTCAATTACCTCTTGGAACATACCCGCCTTTGGACCGATGCTTTGCTCAATATTGTTTATTCCTCTTCCCTGGCGATCGGGGTAATTTTATTAACCTTTGTTGGTCAATATAAGGGAGGCATCAACAGTATTTTGTTTGGCGATATTTTAGCCATGGGTCAGAAGGACTTGATGGTGGGAGCTACCTTACTGGTGGTGTGTATCTTGTTCGTGGGTCTGACCCTACAATCCCAAATTTTGCTCACCCTCCATGAACCCCTGGCCATTGCTCGAGGTATTTCTGCCCCGGCCCACCGACGGGCTTTCATCATTCTGTTGTCCTTGGTGGTGGGTACTTCCATTAAGGCGATCGGAGTGTTACTAATTAGCGCCTTTGTGGTCATTCCCGCCTGTGCCGCCCGTTTATTTAGTCGTACCTTTACCAGCTATGTGATTCTATCGGGCATATTAGGGGCCACAGGGGCGGTGTTAGGCATGATCTTTTCTGCCCTATTTAACCTACCTTCCGGGCCGGCGATCGTCGCCATGCACTTAGCAATTTTTCTATTTGCAGTAATCAGTACTAGAGGGAAACTTTCGGTAATCACTTGA